Genomic segment of Bacteroidota bacterium:
AAGAATGGTTTTTGCGAGATCATTATTTGCATAAATAGCAATTACATCTCCCGGTCTGCGTGGCCCGATTTCATAATTCAGTTTTACACCGCTTACTTTTTCAAAAGCAAGGATTGATTCAAGAACAGTGACCCCATTACCACTACCTAAATTAAAAACTTCGCATAAACCTGAGTTTTTTTCTTCTTCAAGATATTTCATGGCTAATGTATGTGCATTGGCCAGATCACAGACGTGAATGAAATCACGGAGGCAACTGCCGTCACGGGTGGGGTAATCATTTCCAAAAACAGTTAGTTTCGGCAACTTACCAATTGCAGTTTGTGTAATAGCCGGTACAAGATTTTCCGGATTACCCAACGGCATTTCTCCAATAAAAGCAGTTGGATGTGCCCCAACAGGATTAAAATAACGAAGCAGTATACAATTGATACCGGTATTTTTTGCAAACTCATTTACAATTTGCTCACCCATTTGTTTCGTATATCCATAAGGAGATGCAGCAGGTTTGGGTATTGTTTTTTCCGTAACCGGAATCGAATCAGGGTTTCCATAAACAGTACAGGAAGATGAAAAAACAAAATAAGGAACCTTATACTCATCCACACATTTTAGCAGGTTGATCAA
This window contains:
- the galE gene encoding UDP-glucose 4-epimerase GalE, encoding MRKILVTGGCGYIGSHTIIDLIENGYEVISIDNNSRSNPLILDGVEKITGQKIKNYKVDLCSYDDTSAVFLENEDIIGVIHFAAYKSVRESVENPLLYFDNNLLSLINLLKCVDEYKVPYFVFSSSCTVYGNPDSIPVTEKTIPKPAASPYGYTKQMGEQIVNEFAKNTGINCILLRYFNPVGAHPTAFIGEMPLGNPENLVPAITQTAIGKLPKLTVFGNDYPTRDGSCLRDFIHVCDLANAHTLAMKYLEEEKNSGLCEVFNLGSGNGVTVLESILAFEKVSGVKLNYEIGPRRPGDVIAIYANNDLAKTILGWNPKYSLEEMMKTAWDWEQRLQADQTIFGDVPGELN